In Capsicum annuum cultivar UCD-10X-F1 chromosome 7, UCD10Xv1.1, whole genome shotgun sequence, one genomic interval encodes:
- the LOC107877525 gene encoding protein SUPPRESSOR OF MAX2 1 has product MRAGLSTIQQTLTPEAATVLNHSIAEASRRNHGQTTPLHVAATLLSSPSGFLRQACIRSHPNSSHPLQCRALELCFSVALERLPTAQNMTQPGAEPPISNALMAALKRAQAHQRRGCPEQQQQPLLAVKVELEQLIISILDDPSVSRVMREASFSSPAVKNTIEQTLSSCSNSSNSLNNSLKHQSHHVTLSSFTGSRILSNPAATAAPVSSRSMYLNPKLVGRGGGGGGGGGLGQGQGQLGNFQRSEEVKRVMEIMLRGKKRNPVLVGEAEPEGVVNELFSKIEKGEFGVLKDIQIVKMAQEFSRDKNEIVNKIKELGGVIESKLSNCGGVVVHLGDLKWLVEQQQQPPMISEIGKSSVIEMAKLVARFREDNGNNNRLWLMGTATCETYLRCQVYHSTMENDWDLQAVPIASRSPHPGIFPRLGNERILGSSLDPLNPLKSFTGPVPALPRRMPENVNPRLRTSCCPQCKEKYDLELAKLVSGFENSSSEAKSESPRPQLPQWLQSAKLKNDSNVTSLSQVKDQGLLQQKTQELQKKWNNTCLELHPNFQHNVGGPQRTVPPVLSMPGLYNPNLLLRQPLQPKLVPSRSLGVSLQLNATQMASQPQEKAASPPASPVRTDLVLGPKPSETTPEKTLEDQAKDFLSCISSVPDKFASALDADTFKRLLKGLMEKAWWQQDASSSVASAVSRCRLGNGKPQGGAPKGDIWLLFTGPDRFAKRKMASVLAEQMCGNSPIMISLGSRRDDEESDVAFRGKTAVDRIAEAVRRHPISVIMLEDIDEANVLVRGSIKRAMDRGRLTDSHGREICLGNVIFILTGNWSTMSPESYKNEYVMEEKKLVALASSDWQLRLTVGEKSAKRRANWLHDEDRPRKELNLGLSIDLNEAADFEDYRTDGSLNSSDLTVERGEEHGLENRLFSVTSVPHELVSSVDDTIPFKPIEFHFARLEIKKTISKKFSMVIVDDKVSIEVEDDIVDRILGGLWRGRTSLEQWVEKVLGPSFDQIQPRLSSANENAIVRLQLDLHTNSNSHNNGECLPSKVTIVANGE; this is encoded by the exons ATGAGGGCAGGTTTAAGTACAATTCAACAAACACTAACGCCAGAGGCAGCAACAGTACTAAACCATTCAATAGCCGAAGCTAGTCGTCGTAATCATGGCCAAACAACACCACTACACGTTGCTGCCACTTTGCTCTCATCACCATCTGGATTCCTTCGGCAGGCGTGTATTCGATCTCACCCCAATTCATCTCACCCGCTCCAGTGCCGCGCGCTCGAGCTCTGCTTCAGCGTAGCGCTCGAGCGGCTCCCGACCGCGCAGAACATGACGCAGCCGGGGGCCGAGCCGCCGATATCTAATGCGCTCATGGCCGCGCTGAAGCGGGCGCAGGCGCATCAGAGGAGGGGGTGTCCCGAGCAGCAACAGCAACCTTTGTTGGCTGTGAAGGTCGAGTTGGAACAGCTGATTATTTCGATTTTGGATGACCCTAGTGTTAGTCGTGTTATGCGTGAAGCTAGTTTCTCTAGCCCAGCTGTTAAGAACACGATTGAACAAACGTTGTCATCGTgtagtaatagtagtaatagtCTAAATAATTCCTTGAAACATCAAAGTCATCATGTTACTTTATCTAGTTTTACTGGCAGCCGGATTCTGTCGAATCCGGCTGCTACTGCAGCACCTGTGAGTAGTAGGAGTATGTATTTGAATCCAAAGTTGGTTGggcgtgggggtgggggtgggggtgggggtgggttgGGACAAGGGCAAGGACAATTGGGTAATTTTCAAAGGAGTGAGGAAGTGAAGAGAGTGATGGAGATTATGTTAAGGGGGAAGAAAAGGAATCCAGTTTTAGTAGGTGAAGCTGAGCCAGAAGGTGTAGTAAATGAACTTTTTAGCAAAATTGAGAAAGGGGAATTTGGGGTTTTGAAGGACATACAAATTGTCAAGATGGCTCAAGAATTCTCGCGCGATAAGAATGAAATTGTTAACAAGATTAAGGAATTAGGAGGGGTGATTGAGAGTAAATTGAGCAATTGTGGTGGTGTGGTTGTTCATTTAGGGGATTTGAAATGGCTAGTtgagcaacaacaacaacccccAATGATCTCGGAGATTGGAAAATCATCGGTGATTGAAATGGCGAAGTTAGTAGCGCGATTTCGAGAGGATAATGGCAATAACAATAGGTTGTGGTTGATGGGTACAGCTACATGTGAGACATATTTGAGATGTCAAGTTTATCATTcaactatggaaaatgattgggATCTTCAAGCTGTTCCTATTGCTTCAAGATCTCCACATCCAGGAATATTTCCAAG GCTTGGAAATGAAAGAATTCTTGGAAGTTCCTTGGATCCTTTGAATCCGCTGAAAAGCTTTACTGGTCCGGTGCCTGCACTACCTAGGCGTATGCCGGAGAATGTAAATCCGAGATTGAGGACGTCGTGTTGCCCTCAGTGCAAGGAGAagtatgaccttgagttggcaaaACTTGTATCTGGGTTTGAGAATTCGTCATCTGAAGCTAAATCGGAATCTCCTCGACCCCAGTTGCCTCAGTGGTTGCAAAGTGCTAAGCTGAAGAATGATAGTAACGTAACTTCTCTGTCGCAG GTTAAGGATCAAGGTCTTTTGCAGCAGAAGACTCAAGAACTACAAAAGAAGTGGAACAACACATGCTTGGAACTTCATCCTAATTTCCAGCACAATGTCGGTGGTCCTCAAAGAACCGTACCACCTGTTCTCTCTATGCCAGGCTTATACAATCCGAACCTGCTTTTGCGTCAACCTTTACAGCCGAAGCTTGTTCCGAGCAGAAGCCTTGGAGTGAGCCTGCAACTGAACGCCACTCAAATGGCTAGCCAACCTCAGGAAAAGGCAGCTAGCCCTCCCGCAAGCCCCGTAAGGACCGATTTGGTTCTCGGACCAAAACCAAGTGAAACTACCCCGGAGAAAACTCTTGAAGATCAAGCGAAGGACTTCCTCAGCTGCATTTCTTCGGTGCCCGACAAGTTCGCTAGTGCGCTAGATGCTGATACCTTTAAAAGGCTTCTCAAGGGTCTAATGGAGAAAGCATGGTGGCAGCAAGACGCGTCCTCTTCCGTTGCTTCTGCCGTGTCGAGGTGCAGATTGGGAAATGGAAAACCGCAGGGTGGTGCACCGAAGGGTGACATATGGCTGTTATTCACAGGTCCAGATAGATTTGCCAAGAGAAAGATGGCATCGGTCCTTGCAGAGCAAATGTGCGGAAATAGTCCTATAATGATATCGCTTGGTTCACGCCGAGACGATGAAGAGTCGGACGTAGCTTTCCGTGGAAAAACAGCTGTAGACCGTATTGCAGAGGCTGTTCGGAGGCATCCAATTTCAGTTATTATGCTCGAGGATATAGACGAAGCAAATGTGCTAGTTCGTGGGAGCATAAAACGAGCCATGGACAGAGGTAGGCTTACGGATTCACATGGCCGCGAGATTTGTCTTGGCAATGTCATATTCATCCTTACCGGAAATTGGTCTACAATGAGTCCCGAGAGCTACAAGAACGAGTATGTCATGGAAGAAAAGAAGCTGGTTGCGCTAGCTAGTTCCGATTGGCAGTTAAGGTTAACAGTTGGTGAAAAGAGCGCCAAGCGCAGAGCGAATTGGCTGCACGACGAAGACAGACcaagaaaagaattgaatctAGGACTCTCCATCGATCTAAATGAAGCTGCAGATTTCGAGGATTATAGAACCGACGGATCCCTCAACTCAAGCGATCTAACTGTTGAACGCGGAGAAGAGCACGGCCTTGAAAACCGACTATTCTCAGTTACATCAGTCCCTCACGAACTTGTCAGTTCCGTGGATGACACCATACCATTCAAGCCAATCGAATTCCATTTTGCTCGACTTGAGATCAAGAAAACAATCAGCAAGAAGTTCTCCATGGTTATCGTCGATGACAAGGTCTCGATAGAAGTTGAAGACGATATAGTAGACCGTATCCTAGGTGGATTATGGCGTGGCCGGACAAGCCTAGAACAGTGGGTGGAGAAAGTTTTAGGTCCGAGCTTCGATCAAATCCAGCCGCGGCTATCCTCCGCGAATGAAAACGCCATCGTTCGGCTTCAACTTGATCTTCATACAAACTCCAATAGTCATAACAATGGAGAATGTCTACCTAGCAAAGTCACAATAGTGGCAAATGGAGAGTAG